A DNA window from Chitinophagales bacterium contains the following coding sequences:
- a CDS encoding response regulator transcription factor — translation MKKIEILVADNNLLIRRGLQNLLSSQAEFHIIGEVDCSEQLIKYVRKQKPAVIIIDIFETEHFKVDDLATIHAFSPETNVVIITNNTFKDDVLNVLNKGVQGFILKECSEEEIISAVFASSKGEKFFCGKVVDSILEKKLPQNCEPLVLTDREIEVIRLIAEGYTTQQIADNLSRSVHTINTHRKNILKKLGLKKPSELIMYAVKKGLVNQ, via the coding sequence TTGAAAAAAATTGAAATTTTAGTTGCAGATAATAACCTTTTAATCAGAAGGGGCTTGCAGAATTTACTTTCTTCGCAGGCGGAATTTCATATCATAGGCGAGGTTGATTGTTCAGAACAATTGATCAAATATGTACGCAAGCAGAAACCTGCTGTAATCATCATAGATATTTTTGAAACAGAGCATTTTAAAGTAGACGATTTGGCTACAATTCATGCTTTTTCTCCCGAGACAAATGTGGTCATCATTACCAACAATACTTTTAAAGATGATGTGCTCAATGTGCTGAACAAAGGCGTACAGGGATTTATCCTGAAAGAGTGTAGCGAAGAGGAAATTATCAGCGCGGTATTTGCTTCCTCAAAAGGGGAGAAGTTTTTTTGCGGAAAAGTAGTGGATTCCATTTTAGAGAAAAAATTGCCTCAAAACTGTGAACCACTGGTTTTAACCGACAGGGAAATTGAAGTCATTCGCCTGATCGCAGAAGGCTATACTACGCAGCAAATTGCAGACAATCTATCGCGCAGTGTGCATACCATCAATACCCACCGGAAAAATATCCTGAAAAAACTCGGTTTGAAAAAACCTTCAGAACTGATCATGTATGCTGTGAAAAAGGGGCTAGTGAATCAGTAA